One segment of Macaca fascicularis isolate 582-1 chromosome 2, T2T-MFA8v1.1 DNA contains the following:
- the KCNMB3 gene encoding calcium-activated potassium channel subunit beta-3 isoform X3, producing the protein MMGFSVLMFFLLGTTILKPFMLSAQREESTCTAIHTDIMDHWLDCTFTCGVHCRGQGKYPCLQVLVNLTHSGQKALLHYNEEAVQINPKCFYTPKCHQDRNDLLNSALDIKEFFDHKSGTPFSCFYSPDSQSEDVILIKKYDQMAIFHCLFWPSLTLLGGALIVGMVRLTQHLSLLCEKYSTVVRDEVGGKLPYIEQHQFKPWSMRRSKGRSREIFRLWPN; encoded by the exons TGCTCAGAGAGAAGAATCGACCTGCACTGCCATCCACACAGATATCATGGACCACTGGCTGGACTGTACCTTCACCTGTGGTGTGCACTGCCGCGGTCAGGGGAAGTACCCGTGTCTTCAGGTGTTGGTGAACCTCACCCATTCAGGTCAGAAAGCTCTCCTACATTATAATGAAGAGGCTGTCCAGATAAATCCCAAG TGCTTTTACACACCTAAGTGCCACCAAGATAGAAATGATTTGCTCAACAGTGCTCTGGACATAAAGGAATTCTTCGATCACAAAAGTGGAACCCCCTTTTCATGCTTCTACAGTCCAGACAGCCAATCTGAAGATGTCATTCTTATAAAAAAGTATGACCAAATGGCTATCTTCCACTGTTTATTTTGGCCTTCACTGACTCTGCTAGGTGGTGCCCTGATTGTTGGCATGGTGAGATTAACACAACATCTGTCCTTACTGTGTGAAAAATATAGCACTGTAGTCAGAGATGAGGTAGGTGGAAAATTACCGTATATAGAACAGCATCAGTTCAAACCGTGGAGTATGAGGAGGAGCAAAGGAAGGAGCAGAGAAATCTTTAGACTGTGGCCAAATTAA